In one window of Vibrio sp. DW001 DNA:
- a CDS encoding cation:proton antiporter family protein, with protein sequence MEIILISSAFAAGFIALKCNLPPLVGFLIAGFGLNFLGFQSNETIELLADLGVTLLLFTIGLKLDVKTLLSKEIWAGATAHNLLSTLFFTLSIAAFKLLGVTTFSLMSLEQMILLGFALSFSSTVFAVKSLQEKGEMNATYGTIAIGVLVMQDIFAVLFLSISTGKVPEWYALFLFLLPFLRPIFYRLLSIVGHGEMLVVYGIFMALVLGAGLFDFVGLKPDLGALILGMLLAGHKKSSELSKSLFNLKELFLVCFFLNIGLAEQPTLSGAVTALLFLLLLPVKGIFYYLIFNSFKFRVRTSLLASLSLFNYSEFGLIVGGLAFKMGWLSGDMLASIAIAVSLSFIIAAPLNRFGHSLYQRSSKWLKERSAEKLNMMDQRINPGSAQILILGMGRIGTGAYDELTHQHGEISLGVELHPEAAKQHQAEHRNVICGDATDPDFWERILDTGNVKLVLLAMPHHQGNQLALEQLKLKHYSGQTAAIAAYSDQVEAMQDLGADAAFNIYNEAGSGFAKHVTEQLNPKFD encoded by the coding sequence ATGGAAATCATTTTAATATCATCTGCATTCGCAGCAGGCTTTATTGCATTAAAATGCAACCTTCCGCCACTCGTTGGCTTTCTAATTGCGGGATTTGGCCTAAATTTTCTAGGTTTTCAGTCAAATGAAACCATCGAACTCTTAGCTGATTTAGGCGTAACACTATTGTTATTTACTATTGGCCTAAAGCTCGATGTTAAGACCCTTCTATCCAAAGAAATTTGGGCGGGCGCAACTGCACATAACTTGTTATCGACGCTCTTTTTCACCCTATCGATCGCCGCATTCAAACTACTCGGTGTTACAACGTTCAGTTTAATGTCGCTAGAACAGATGATATTGCTCGGCTTTGCCCTTTCATTTTCTAGTACGGTATTCGCGGTAAAAAGCTTACAAGAAAAGGGAGAGATGAATGCAACTTATGGGACAATTGCAATTGGTGTCCTGGTTATGCAAGACATTTTTGCGGTGTTATTTTTAAGTATTTCAACAGGAAAAGTGCCTGAATGGTACGCGCTATTTCTCTTCTTACTGCCATTCTTAAGGCCTATTTTTTATCGACTTCTCAGTATCGTTGGCCACGGAGAAATGCTTGTTGTTTATGGTATTTTCATGGCATTGGTACTTGGTGCGGGTTTATTCGATTTTGTCGGACTAAAACCTGATCTCGGCGCACTCATTTTAGGCATGCTTCTCGCAGGCCATAAAAAGTCATCCGAACTATCCAAATCACTGTTTAATCTTAAAGAACTATTTCTAGTCTGTTTTTTCTTAAACATCGGCCTTGCAGAACAACCAACCTTATCAGGTGCAGTAACTGCGTTACTCTTTTTATTACTCCTTCCCGTTAAAGGTATCTTCTACTACTTGATATTTAATAGCTTCAAGTTTCGAGTACGTACTTCGTTGTTAGCCAGTCTATCCTTATTTAACTACAGTGAATTTGGTCTAATTGTGGGGGGGTTAGCATTCAAAATGGGGTGGTTATCTGGCGATATGTTGGCCTCAATTGCGATCGCAGTTTCACTCTCATTTATTATTGCAGCACCGCTTAATCGATTTGGCCATTCGTTATATCAACGGTCATCAAAATGGCTCAAAGAGCGCAGTGCAGAAAAACTAAATATGATGGATCAGCGTATTAACCCGGGTAGCGCTCAGATACTCATTTTAGGTATGGGCCGCATAGGCACGGGCGCATACGATGAACTCACCCATCAACATGGAGAGATTAGCTTGGGTGTAGAGTTGCATCCTGAAGCGGCAAAACAGCACCAAGCTGAGCATAGAAATGTTATCTGTGGTGATGCGACTGACCCAGATTTTTGGGAACGAATCTTAGATACTGGTAACGTGAAATTAGTCTTGTTAGCCATGCCACATCATCAAGGTAATCAGCTTGCGCTAGAACAGCTAAAGTTGAAACACTATTCAGGCCAAACTGCAGCGATAGCTGCTTATTCAGATCAAGTAGAGGCCATGCAAGACCTCGGTGCCGATGCTGCATTTAATATCTACAACGAAGCAGGGAGTGGGTTTGCTAAACATGTCACTGAACAACTTAACCCTAAATTTGATTAG
- a CDS encoding ROK family protein has product MTGGQIGNVVLVKQLNGAAVYRLIDQQGPISRIQVADVSQLAPASVTKITRQLMKRGLIKEVAQQASTGGRRAISLTTEGEPFHSVAIRLGRDYVQLSLFNLDGVELASNHSLFNYLNQSDLESGLIQHIQSFLDEHKDKINQLIAIGIVLPGLVDPVEGVVDYIPNTDIDNFALSGIVKVAFNVECFIGNDIRGKALAEHYFGASQDCKDSILVSVHRGTGAGIIVNGQVFLGSNRNVGEIGHIQIDPLGSQCQCGNFGCLETVASNPAILASITALISKGHPSSLSSLNKITMVDVCQHALEGDELAKQSLIRVGNELGKVIAVTVNLFNPQKIIIAGDITQAAELVFPAIRRNVEAQSLTTFHTDLPIVASELEAKPTMGAFSMIKRAMLNGVLLQKLLEE; this is encoded by the coding sequence ATGACTGGCGGACAAATAGGTAACGTAGTTCTTGTTAAACAACTAAACGGCGCAGCGGTATATCGCCTAATAGACCAGCAAGGTCCCATTTCGCGGATTCAAGTTGCCGATGTGAGTCAATTGGCACCCGCAAGTGTTACCAAAATCACTCGCCAGTTAATGAAACGAGGCCTGATAAAAGAGGTCGCTCAACAAGCATCCACGGGTGGTCGTAGAGCTATCTCTTTGACAACAGAAGGGGAACCATTCCATTCTGTCGCTATCAGACTCGGGCGCGACTACGTTCAACTTAGTCTTTTTAATCTTGACGGCGTTGAACTTGCTAGTAATCACAGTCTTTTTAACTATTTAAATCAGTCAGATCTTGAATCTGGCTTAATTCAACATATCCAATCATTTCTTGACGAGCACAAAGATAAAATCAATCAGCTCATTGCCATTGGCATTGTTCTTCCCGGCTTAGTCGATCCTGTAGAGGGGGTTGTAGACTATATCCCCAATACTGATATTGACAACTTTGCGCTAAGTGGCATTGTTAAGGTGGCCTTCAATGTTGAGTGCTTTATAGGCAATGATATCCGAGGAAAAGCATTAGCAGAACACTATTTTGGTGCAAGCCAAGACTGCAAAGATTCCATCTTAGTCAGCGTACATCGCGGCACCGGAGCAGGCATTATTGTTAATGGGCAGGTATTTTTGGGGTCAAATAGGAATGTAGGCGAAATTGGCCATATTCAGATAGACCCACTCGGAAGCCAATGCCAATGTGGTAATTTTGGTTGCTTAGAAACAGTGGCCTCTAATCCTGCAATTTTGGCAAGCATCACGGCACTCATTAGCAAAGGTCACCCCTCTTCACTGTCTTCGCTCAATAAGATAACGATGGTTGATGTCTGTCAACATGCGTTGGAAGGTGATGAACTTGCGAAACAAAGTTTGATTCGCGTTGGTAATGAGTTAGGTAAGGTGATTGCGGTTACCGTCAACCTCTTCAACCCACAAAAAATCATCATTGCTGGCGATATCACTCAAGCTGCTGAGCTTGTCTTTCCCGCTATTCGTCGAAATGTTGAAGCTCAATCGCTCACCACTTTCCATACTGATCTCCCCATTGTTGCATCGGAATTAGAGGCAAAACCAACCATGGGCGCATTCTCCATGATTAAAAGAGCGATGTTGAATGGCGTTTTGTTACAAAAACTTCTAGAAGAGTAG
- the nagA gene encoding N-acetylglucosamine-6-phosphate deacetylase, with translation MYALTNCKIFTGSDILENFSVIIEDGKICSVCSESELPDGIELMDLDGANVSPGFIDLQLNGCGGVMFNDDISTKTLDTMHKVNLKSGCTSFLPTLITSSDANMRQAVEAQRQYNALHKHQSLGLHLEGPYLNVMKKGIHSPDFIRVSDDAMIDYICLNNDVVSKVTLAPEQNDPEHIRRLSDAGIVVSIGHSNATYAQARQGFLAGISFATHLHNAMTPITGREPGVVGAIFDTPDVYAGIIVDGFHVDYPNVRIAHKLKGEKLVLVTDATAPAGAEMDHFIFVGKKVYYRDGKCIDENGTLGGSALTMIEAVQNTVEHVGIALDEALRMATLYPAKAIGVDKMLGQLKAGMIANLAIFDRDFNVLATIVNGQYEQT, from the coding sequence ATGTATGCGCTAACCAACTGCAAAATATTTACCGGTAGCGATATTCTCGAGAATTTCTCGGTAATAATTGAAGATGGTAAAATTTGTTCTGTCTGCTCAGAATCAGAATTGCCCGATGGCATAGAATTAATGGATCTAGACGGGGCGAATGTAAGCCCTGGGTTTATTGACCTACAACTGAACGGTTGTGGTGGGGTGATGTTTAACGACGACATCTCAACGAAAACACTCGACACCATGCACAAGGTCAACCTTAAATCTGGCTGTACCAGTTTTCTGCCGACCTTGATCACCTCTTCAGACGCGAATATGCGACAAGCGGTTGAGGCACAACGCCAGTATAATGCTCTGCATAAGCATCAATCCTTGGGCTTACATTTAGAAGGGCCTTATCTAAACGTTATGAAAAAAGGCATACATAGTCCAGACTTCATTCGTGTATCCGACGACGCAATGATCGACTATATCTGTCTAAACAATGACGTCGTTTCCAAGGTTACTTTGGCTCCCGAACAAAATGACCCAGAGCACATCCGTCGTCTAAGTGACGCTGGCATTGTGGTTTCGATAGGCCACTCTAACGCAACCTATGCGCAAGCAAGACAGGGCTTTCTCGCAGGAATTAGCTTCGCCACTCATTTGCATAATGCTATGACACCGATAACTGGGCGAGAACCCGGCGTCGTGGGGGCTATATTTGACACACCAGACGTCTATGCTGGCATTATTGTCGACGGATTTCATGTTGATTATCCAAACGTCCGAATTGCCCATAAATTGAAAGGTGAAAAGCTTGTATTAGTGACAGACGCCACAGCTCCAGCCGGTGCGGAGATGGATCACTTTATTTTTGTTGGGAAAAAAGTATATTACCGAGATGGTAAGTGTATCGATGAAAATGGCACACTTGGTGGCTCAGCACTAACGATGATAGAAGCAGTGCAAAATACGGTTGAGCACGTAGGTATCGCATTGGATGAAGCACTACGCATGGCAACACTCTACCCAGCGAAAGCTATTGGAGTAGACAAAATGCTAGGTCAACTCAAGGCTGGCATGATTGCAAACCTTGCTATTTTTGACCGTGACTTCAACGTCCTTGCGACAATTGTAAACGGACAATACGAGCAAACTTAA
- the nagB gene encoding glucosamine-6-phosphate deaminase yields MRLIPLQTSDEVGLWSARHIINTINKFKPSEDRPFILGLPTGGSPLKTYKHLIELYNAGEVSFKNVVTFNMDEYIGLPSDHPESYRTFMYDNFFNHVDVQEKNINLLDGSTDDHEAECKQYEERIKSYGQIHLFMGGVGNDGHIAFNEPASSLSSRTRIKTLTEDTRIANSRFFDGDINQVPKYALTIGVGTLLDSKEVMLLVSGHNKALALQAAVEGSVNHLWTISALQLHAKSVIVCDDAATQELKVKTVKYFKELEAENIKNLK; encoded by the coding sequence ATGAGACTTATACCACTACAAACATCTGATGAAGTCGGCCTATGGTCAGCTAGACATATTATTAACACTATCAATAAATTCAAGCCATCAGAGGACCGCCCATTCATATTAGGTTTGCCAACTGGCGGCTCACCACTAAAAACTTATAAGCACCTTATCGAACTTTATAATGCAGGCGAAGTAAGCTTTAAAAACGTCGTCACATTTAATATGGATGAATATATTGGGCTCCCTTCTGATCATCCTGAATCATACCGTACCTTTATGTATGACAATTTCTTTAATCATGTTGATGTACAAGAAAAAAATATCAATTTGCTAGATGGAAGCACCGATGATCATGAAGCTGAATGCAAACAGTACGAAGAGAGAATTAAGTCTTACGGCCAAATTCATCTGTTCATGGGTGGTGTCGGTAACGATGGACACATTGCATTTAATGAACCCGCCTCTTCACTGTCTTCACGTACTCGAATCAAAACGTTGACAGAAGATACTCGAATCGCTAATTCTAGGTTCTTCGATGGTGATATAAATCAAGTACCAAAATATGCGCTAACAATAGGTGTCGGCACGCTTCTCGATTCAAAAGAAGTCATGTTATTGGTATCAGGCCACAACAAGGCATTGGCGCTTCAAGCCGCGGTTGAAGGCAGTGTTAATCATCTTTGGACAATTTCAGCACTTCAGTTACACGCTAAGTCGGTTATCGTGTGTGATGACGCGGCAACACAAGAGCTAAAAGTTAAGACCGTCAAGTACTTCAAAGAGCTAGAAGCCGAAAACATTAAAAACCTCAAGTAA
- the nagE gene encoding N-acetylglucosamine-specific PTS transporter subunit IIBC, whose protein sequence is MNILGYFQKVGKALMVPVATLPAAAILMGIGYWIDPTGWGGNNAFAAFLIKAGAAIIDNMSVLFAIGVAYGMSKDKDGAAALAGFVGYMVITTLCSAASVEAIGLVTLDAGSTLAFNKIGNQFVGILSGIVAAELYNRYYQVELHKALAFFSGKRLVPILTSFAAIGISFVLMFAWPIIFGGLISFGESIVGLGEVGSGLYGFFNRLLIPVGLHHALNSVFWFDMAGINDLGNWWTPNAVEAGVGVVGETGRYMAGFFPIMMFGLPGAALAIYHTSKPEHKARVASIMIAAGFASFFTGVTEPLEFSFMFLAPMLYVLHAALTGLSLYIADIMNWTAGFGFSAGLVDMILSAQNPLANKWYMLIVQGFAFFGIYYFVFRWAIIKFGLKTPGREDDEDIAEISSSAVSKDSAELAKKYLAVLGGHSNIQNIDACITRLRLTVNDMDVINENELKALGAMGVVKLGGNNLQVILGPLAEIIAGEMKNIPATDS, encoded by the coding sequence ATGAATATTCTTGGATATTTTCAAAAAGTAGGTAAAGCACTGATGGTACCAGTTGCTACATTACCTGCAGCAGCAATACTAATGGGGATCGGATACTGGATCGATCCAACAGGTTGGGGTGGTAATAATGCGTTTGCTGCTTTTTTGATTAAAGCCGGCGCGGCAATTATAGACAATATGTCAGTGTTGTTTGCCATCGGTGTGGCATACGGTATGTCTAAAGATAAAGACGGTGCTGCTGCATTGGCTGGTTTTGTTGGGTATATGGTTATTACAACACTATGTAGTGCAGCGTCAGTTGAAGCTATAGGCCTAGTGACTTTGGATGCGGGTTCTACGCTTGCCTTTAATAAAATAGGCAATCAGTTTGTAGGTATCCTGTCTGGTATTGTTGCCGCAGAGCTTTACAACCGTTACTACCAAGTTGAACTGCACAAAGCACTCGCGTTCTTTAGTGGTAAGCGCCTAGTTCCTATCTTGACTTCTTTCGCTGCTATTGGTATCTCTTTTGTTCTCATGTTTGCTTGGCCTATCATTTTCGGCGGATTGATTTCATTTGGTGAAAGCATCGTAGGTCTTGGTGAAGTAGGTTCTGGTCTATATGGATTCTTTAACCGTCTACTTATCCCTGTTGGTTTACACCATGCATTGAATTCAGTGTTCTGGTTTGATATGGCTGGCATCAATGATCTTGGTAACTGGTGGACACCAAATGCAGTAGAAGCAGGTGTCGGTGTAGTGGGTGAAACAGGTCGTTACATGGCTGGCTTCTTCCCTATCATGATGTTTGGTCTACCTGGTGCAGCACTTGCTATCTACCATACGTCTAAGCCTGAGCATAAAGCTCGTGTCGCTTCAATTATGATTGCGGCTGGTTTCGCATCATTCTTCACCGGTGTAACTGAACCATTAGAATTCTCATTCATGTTCCTCGCGCCTATGCTGTATGTATTGCATGCTGCATTGACAGGTCTATCTCTTTACATTGCAGATATAATGAATTGGACCGCTGGTTTCGGATTCTCAGCTGGCCTTGTGGATATGATACTTTCAGCTCAAAACCCATTGGCAAACAAATGGTATATGCTGATTGTTCAGGGTTTCGCATTCTTCGGTATTTACTACTTCGTATTCCGTTGGGCTATCATTAAGTTCGGTCTTAAAACACCTGGACGTGAAGACGATGAAGACATCGCAGAAATAAGTTCTTCAGCTGTTAGCAAAGACTCAGCGGAGCTTGCGAAAAAATATCTAGCTGTACTTGGTGGTCACTCTAACATTCAAAACATTGATGCATGTATTACACGCTTACGTTTGACGGTCAATGATATGGACGTGATTAACGAGAATGAGTTAAAAGCACTCGGAGCTATGGGTGTGGTAAAACTTGGTGGAAATAACCTACAAGTTATCCTAGGTCCACTCGCTGAAATTATTGCTGGGGAAATGAAAAATATCCCTGCTACTGATAGTTAA
- the glnS gene encoding glutamine--tRNA ligase — translation MTEAEARPSNFIRQIIDKDLVEGKHTSVHTRFPPEPNGYLHIGHAKSICLNFGIAQDYQGQCNLRFDDTNPEKEDIEYVESIKNDVHWLGFEWSGDIHYSSNYFDDLYRYAVELINKGLAYVDELSPDQIREYRGTLKEPGKHSPYRDRSAEENLALFEKMRDGGFKEATACLRAKIDMASPFMVMRDPVIYRIRFAEHHQTADKWCIYPMYDFTHCISDALEGITHSICTLEFQDNRRLYDWVLDNISIECQPRQYEFSRLNLEYTVMSKRKLNQLVTENLVNGWDDPRMPTISGLRRRGFTSAAIRDFCQRIGVTKQENMIEFGSLESCIRDDLNENAPRSMAVLDPVKIVIEDIEAGKVETLNVANHPNKPEMGSREVPFTREIWIERDDFREEANKKYKRLVLGKEVRLRGAYVIKAERIEKDTEGNITTIFCSYDVDTLGKNPADGRKIKGVIHWVSADKGLPAEIRLYDRLFTVPNPAAEDDFKAVINAESLLVKNGFVEPSLCNAQAETGLQFERTGYFCVDSKDSKPDALVFNRTVGLRDTWTKTGE, via the coding sequence ATGACTGAAGCTGAGGCTCGTCCATCAAATTTCATTCGCCAAATCATTGATAAAGATTTAGTGGAAGGCAAACACACTAGCGTGCATACCCGATTCCCGCCGGAGCCAAATGGTTATCTACATATCGGTCACGCTAAATCCATTTGTTTGAATTTTGGTATTGCTCAGGACTATCAGGGTCAATGTAATCTTCGTTTCGATGATACAAACCCTGAAAAAGAGGACATCGAGTACGTAGAGTCGATTAAAAATGACGTGCATTGGCTAGGTTTTGAGTGGTCTGGGGATATACATTACTCTTCAAATTACTTTGATGATCTTTATCGTTATGCCGTTGAGTTGATTAATAAGGGCTTAGCGTATGTCGATGAACTTAGCCCCGATCAAATCCGCGAGTATCGTGGGACATTGAAAGAGCCGGGTAAACATAGCCCATATCGTGATCGCAGCGCTGAAGAAAACCTCGCATTATTTGAAAAAATGCGTGACGGTGGATTTAAAGAAGCAACAGCCTGCTTACGAGCCAAGATTGATATGGCGTCTCCATTTATGGTAATGAGAGATCCGGTTATTTATCGTATACGTTTTGCAGAGCATCATCAGACGGCTGATAAGTGGTGCATTTATCCAATGTACGATTTTACCCACTGTATTTCTGATGCATTGGAAGGGATAACTCACTCAATTTGTACATTGGAATTCCAAGACAACCGTCGTCTTTACGATTGGGTGCTGGATAATATTTCAATTGAATGCCAACCTCGTCAATATGAGTTTAGCCGCTTAAACCTTGAATATACGGTTATGTCTAAGCGTAAACTGAATCAATTGGTGACTGAAAACCTTGTAAATGGTTGGGATGACCCACGTATGCCGACTATCTCTGGCTTACGCCGCCGTGGCTTCACCTCGGCCGCTATTCGAGATTTCTGTCAACGTATTGGCGTGACGAAGCAAGAGAACATGATTGAGTTTGGTTCTCTAGAGTCCTGTATACGTGACGATTTAAACGAGAACGCACCTCGCTCAATGGCTGTGCTTGATCCTGTGAAAATCGTTATTGAAGATATTGAAGCTGGCAAAGTAGAAACGCTAAATGTCGCTAATCATCCAAATAAGCCAGAGATGGGTAGTAGAGAAGTACCGTTTACTCGTGAAATATGGATTGAACGAGATGACTTCCGAGAAGAGGCAAACAAAAAGTATAAGCGTCTTGTATTAGGAAAGGAAGTACGTTTGCGTGGTGCATATGTCATCAAAGCAGAACGTATTGAAAAAGACACAGAAGGTAACATAACGACTATTTTCTGTAGTTATGATGTAGATACATTGGGTAAAAACCCAGCGGATGGCCGTAAGATAAAAGGCGTGATTCATTGGGTATCTGCTGATAAGGGTTTACCTGCAGAGATTCGTCTGTATGACCGCTTGTTTACGGTACCAAATCCGGCAGCAGAGGATGACTTCAAGGCGGTAATTAATGCGGAATCGTTGCTCGTTAAGAATGGTTTTGTTGAACCAAGTTTGTGTAATGCACAAGCAGAAACAGGTCTACAGTTTGAGCGTACGGGTTACTTTTGTGTAGATAGTAAAGATTCTAAACCAGATGCACTGGTTTTTAATCGTACCGTTGGTCTACGAGATACCTGGACAAAAACGGGCGAATAA
- the fcrX gene encoding ferric iron uptake transcriptional regulator FcrX gives MSDNNKALKDAGLKVTLPRLKILEVLQQPQCQHISAEELYKLLIDQGEEIGLATVYRVLNQFDDAGIVTRHHFEGGKSVFELSTQFHHDHLVCLDCGEVIEFSDDMIEKRQQEIATSYNIELTNHSLYLYGKCNAGNCKENPDLHKIKN, from the coding sequence ATGTCAGATAATAATAAAGCGCTTAAAGATGCGGGACTGAAAGTTACATTACCTCGTTTAAAAATACTTGAAGTGCTTCAACAACCGCAATGCCAGCATATTAGTGCAGAGGAACTGTACAAACTGCTGATAGATCAAGGTGAAGAAATAGGGTTAGCAACCGTCTATCGCGTGCTAAATCAATTCGATGACGCCGGTATTGTTACTCGTCACCACTTTGAAGGTGGTAAATCGGTATTTGAACTATCAACACAGTTTCACCATGATCATCTAGTTTGTTTAGATTGTGGTGAAGTTATTGAATTCTCTGATGATATGATAGAAAAACGCCAGCAAGAGATAGCAACCTCATACAATATTGAGTTGACTAACCACAGCCTTTATCTTTACGGAAAATGTAACGCTGGTAACTGCAAAGAAAATCCAGACCTACATAAAATAAAAAATTAG
- a CDS encoding DUF4442 domain-containing protein codes for MNKTVAKVYKPNIVKFALNIWPPFWGAGIKIIHISKDFRNVKMRLKLRWWNKNANRTQYGGSIFSLTDPVYALMLMGILGERYFVWDKEASINFIKPGNSDLHADFLISQDTLDDILAKTADGEKCFPEFMIYVKDIHGTVVCEVQRKLYVRKKPKYREIEDEVSAS; via the coding sequence ATGAATAAAACTGTAGCAAAGGTGTATAAACCAAACATTGTTAAATTTGCTCTCAATATTTGGCCACCTTTTTGGGGGGCTGGTATAAAAATCATACATATAAGTAAAGACTTCCGTAATGTTAAAATGAGGCTTAAATTACGTTGGTGGAACAAAAATGCAAACCGAACCCAATATGGTGGGAGTATATTCTCTTTAACCGATCCTGTTTACGCGCTTATGTTAATGGGGATTTTAGGGGAACGTTATTTTGTGTGGGATAAGGAGGCGAGTATCAACTTTATCAAACCAGGTAACTCAGACCTGCATGCTGATTTTCTAATCTCCCAAGATACATTGGACGATATCCTCGCGAAAACAGCGGATGGAGAGAAATGCTTTCCAGAATTCATGATCTATGTAAAAGATATTCATGGAACCGTCGTCTGTGAAGTGCAGAGAAAGCTTTATGTGCGGAAAAAACCCAAGTATAGAGAAATTGAAGATGAAGTAAGTGCTTCTTAA
- the fldA gene encoding flavodoxin FldA: MASVGLFFGSDTGNTEAVAKMIQKQLSKKLVHVQDIAKSSKEDLDNFDLLILGIPTWYYGEAQCDWDDFFPELEDIDFSTKLVSIFGCGDQEDYAEYFCDAMGNIRDIVEAKGGTVLGNWPTEGYEFEASKALIDDATFVGLCIDEDRQPELTDKRVSTWVNQIYDEMCLAELED, from the coding sequence ATGGCAAGTGTAGGTCTCTTCTTTGGTAGCGATACTGGGAACACAGAAGCTGTTGCTAAGATGATTCAAAAACAATTAAGTAAGAAACTCGTTCACGTCCAAGATATCGCAAAAAGTAGTAAAGAGGATTTGGACAATTTTGATCTTTTGATCTTGGGTATTCCTACTTGGTATTACGGTGAAGCACAATGTGATTGGGATGATTTTTTTCCTGAGTTAGAAGACATTGATTTTTCTACTAAGCTTGTGTCTATTTTTGGTTGTGGCGACCAAGAGGATTACGCTGAATATTTCTGTGATGCTATGGGTAATATTCGCGACATCGTTGAAGCAAAAGGCGGAACTGTTTTGGGTAACTGGCCAACTGAAGGCTATGAATTTGAAGCTTCTAAAGCACTTATTGACGATGCAACATTTGTCGGTTTATGTATCGATGAAGACCGCCAACCAGAATTGACTGACAAACGTGTGTCAACATGGGTCAATCAAATCTATGATGAGATGTGTCTTGCTGAATTAGAAGATTAA
- a CDS encoding DUF2788 domain-containing protein — translation MLYYYYDLLESIGLDLLFASIFFLIGMAIKDVLKQGNVPVFGQRIVWMVLFLGCAGFIAKGIIQISWEGTGLG, via the coding sequence ATGCTTTACTACTATTACGATTTATTGGAATCCATTGGTTTAGATCTACTCTTCGCTTCTATATTTTTTCTTATAGGAATGGCGATAAAAGATGTACTCAAACAAGGTAACGTTCCGGTATTTGGTCAACGTATAGTATGGATGGTTCTATTTTTAGGCTGCGCAGGCTTTATTGCTAAAGGCATTATACAAATTAGCTGGGAAGGCACTGGTTTAGGTTAA
- a CDS encoding alpha/beta fold hydrolase, translated as MSELLNYKLRGEGATIVLIHGLFGNLDNLGLLGRDLEKDHQVLSMDLRNHGLSFHSDEHTYQVMANDIHQLITFLGLTKVTLVGHSMGGKVAMTLASEHPEYVNKLVVLDMAPVAYTERKHDNVFAGLHAVLSNPPANRIEATRSLAKHIEMDGVIQFLGKSLYRSEIGLTWRFNVESISDNYWNILGWEIISKIDIPTLFLKGADSDYLTQEHQIQVQAQFSNAKAHVIANTGHWLHAEKPQEVLRAVKRFID; from the coding sequence GAGGCGAAGGAGCAACCATTGTTCTTATACACGGTTTATTTGGTAATCTAGATAATTTGGGCCTGCTAGGTCGAGACCTCGAAAAAGATCATCAAGTACTGAGCATGGATTTACGAAACCATGGGCTCTCGTTTCATTCTGACGAACACACCTATCAGGTTATGGCGAACGATATCCATCAACTGATCACTTTTTTAGGCCTAACGAAGGTCACCTTAGTCGGTCATTCTATGGGGGGGAAAGTGGCCATGACACTTGCCAGTGAACATCCAGAATATGTCAATAAGCTCGTTGTACTAGATATGGCCCCCGTCGCCTATACAGAAAGAAAGCATGACAACGTCTTTGCTGGGTTACATGCTGTCTTATCAAACCCTCCCGCGAACAGAATTGAAGCGACAAGATCACTCGCAAAACATATAGAAATGGATGGGGTTATTCAATTTTTAGGCAAATCGCTTTATCGCTCTGAAATTGGTTTGACCTGGCGCTTTAACGTTGAGTCTATCAGCGACAATTATTGGAATATTCTTGGATGGGAGATTATCTCAAAAATCGATATCCCAACCTTGTTCTTAAAAGGAGCCGATTCCGATTATTTGACCCAAGAGCATCAAATACAGGTTCAAGCGCAGTTTTCAAATGCGAAAGCACATGTTATTGCAAATACAGGGCATTGGCTCCATGCCGAGAAGCCACAAGAAGTACTCAGAGCTGTCAAACGTTTTATCGACTAA